The genome window agaaggccgaggacattttgcactttgggctaagtgctcagagactggtgaaatgtacctttgtaattgttgaaattgtataatttgtcatgctgttgtaatttgtgtaatgtgcctaatttccttgtgcaggaatacctgtgctttagattgtaaatgagcaaaaggggtgaaatgttggtcaaataagtttttaaatataatatatgtttgcttgcttatagtttgcattgtgtgtgaaAGACAGgctgtaatcaggcagggtttttatagcctaaggcttagttttaagactaagcctttcccaccctttttgatgtgaggtggtgcactctcatgagaaatcccattatgcctcagataagtgactttgtatcagagacttccttgtttatatattggattaaaggttttgatttctatactataaagtggggcagaccaggagcttgctctctttgttcctgagattagcattagagaggagagcagagaaaggccacgtggaggagaggagaggcagccaagatggcaaagtcctgaaggagaagccagtttgtgtagagagaaggagatgaggaacagaggtgaataaggctggtgaactagaaacctttgattctaggaaacttggataaagtcagtagctttgtgagcacaaaatgagtgggttttggagcctagtgtgtgtttttacttgcctgccgggtacaagctaggattaaagttaatggcctagcagtttttggcttcgttgtttcatcacagtctgtccgaatcaaatgtgaaactgcatgggccaggcagctgtgatggtggtcacagctactggctttacaattaaaaaatgtcattcatGCTTTAAAGCATAAGGAgctcacatttttttattaatattttttagcctgactaggcagtggcagtgtatagagcattgtaATGAAatgcagagaactcaggtttTAAACCCTGAGGCTCCTAAAGTGAGAGCAGGATTATCCGGCTTGAGTACagactcagcagcttgagtgtggggtcatgggcttgagtgtgggattatagacatgacccaatggtttctggcttgagccaaaaggtcactggcttgaagcccatggttgctggcttgagcaagggataactctttctgatgtagccccccagtcaaggcccatatgagaaagcaatcaatgaacaactaaggtgctgcagtgaagaattgatgcttatctctctccctttctgcctgtctgtccctctctcaaccTATATTTTAGGTTAATGGCCCTGAGAACtaaacacacattttatattctttcaaacaTGGAAGCTTGTTGGACGttgctttctgttgctttgtgtTCCCTTTTCAATATGTTTGAAGTGTGCTACTCTGTTGTCACTCTGTGCCCatggtagttttttatttttatttttctgaagctggaaacagggagagacagtcagacagactcctgcatgcgcccgaccaggatccacccggcacgcccaccaggggcgacgctctgcccaccagggggcgatgctctgcccatcctgggcatcgccatgttgcgaccagagccactctagcacctggggcagaggccacagagccatccccagcgcccgggccatctttgctccaatggagccttggctgcgggaggggaagagagagacagagaggaaagcgcggtggaggggtggagaagcaaatgggcgcttctcctgtgtgccctggccgggaatcgaacccgggtcctccgcacgctaggccgacgctctaccgctgagccaaccggccagggctgtgcccaTGGTAGTTTTAGAAAAGAACTTAAGTACAATCACCTTTTTGTTAACATGAAGACTCCAAGGAACAGCTTGTTGACACCTTACCTTATTTCCTGAGTTTAATAGGTTTTGTGTTTCCCAACAAAAAGTATTCTGTCACATTTGtcacatgttctcaaattagctgcatgttatcTGTGTCACTgttttttttatgaagtgagaagcaggggggaggcagagagatagactcctgcatgtgcccaactgggatccactcagcatgttCACTGGGGtctaatgctctgctcatctgggttgttgctcagctgcaaccagagccattctagcaccttaggtggaggccatggagctgtcctcagaagccaggccaactttgctccaatggagcctaggctgcaagaggggaagagacagatagagaggaaggagaagggaaagggtggagaagcagatgctcacttctcctgagtgtcctgagcaggaattgaatccaggacttccacatgcccagtcAACATTCTACttcttagccaactggccagggcctgtccatgTCACTTTAAGAATCcaaaattctggcctgaccaggcagtggcacagtggatagagtgttgaactgggatgcagaggacccaggtttgagaccctgaggttgccagcttgagcatggactcatctaatttgagcaaaggtcaccagcttggacccaaggctgctggcttgagcaaggggtcacttgctctgctgaaggcccatggtcagggcacatatgagaaagcaatcaatgaacaactaaggtgccacaatgaaaaaactgataattgatgcttctcatctctcttcatttctttctgtccctgtctgtctctctctctgtcactaaaaaaataattaaaaaaaataatccaagactctggtctgacctgtggtggcacagtaaatagagtatCGATTTgaaacattgaggttgctggtttaaaactctAGGGTTGCCTGGTAAAGGCGCACATGGAAGGCAACTActctgaggtgatgcttcctactttttctccctttctctttgtctcctcacatttctctataatcaatctatatttttttttccaaaaatctaaaattctgttactaagtttttatttttttaatttattcattttcgagaggagagggagagagagagagagaggagagacagagagagagaaggggggaggagctggaagcatcaactcccatacgtgccttgaccaggcaagcccagggtttcaaacccacaacctcagcatttccaggttgatgctttatccactgcaccaccacaggtcaggcctagtaaggtttttgaaatgttttatatatgcaatataaCCTCATTGTCTTGTATTCTTGGGAATGTGAATTTCCCTTGAGCATGTATTATACGTTGAATATCTCTTGTCCATCTCATTATTTCAcctgattattagcccagctgctagaactttcaaagtatgaggatatttttaaatttcattgccCACAGTGTTGATCAGTTGGCCTGTGATATGAATGGTTGGGCACTAACTCCTGGAGAGTCctgcagctgagatcatggacatgtgtcAGCTAAGGGTAAGCATTGTTTCTGTTTCCTGTGTCAGTTTCTCAGTTTATTTTGGGAGGTATGGTAGAATGTGGTATTGCTGTGAGTTATGTTTCTCTCTTCGACATTTACACTggtagtgaaatatatattttagcttcCTGTTTGAACTTAGGGAGCTATGAGATTTTCTTTATAGAGTCCAGGCTCTGTTTGCATTGTAAGTATCAGAttcagctcctgcatctgtcatGCAGCAAGTGGGCTCAGGCACTTGTTCCATGTCTGAAGTTTTGTCATGCGGTCTTGGTTACAGATCTCCAGGGTCTGTGGCCAAATCTATATTCTGCTTTGCATTCAGTGTCTGAGGTCTCTTTTCTGTAGCCTCATATCCGAGTTTCAGTGTGGGGCCAATGAGGAGCTACAGTTCTAGGGCATGACTTATAAACTCTGGTGTCCAAGGTACTGTGTCAGTTTCTGTCATTGGTGTTTCCTTGTCTCAGTTGGTTCTGTGGACCAGTGTTTTGTGTTCAGTGCCAAGTCCTCTTTTTGGTTTGGAAGTTGATCCAGTGCTCAGCTTCAGTCGTATAGAGTCCTTGGGGTTCTGATTCTGACTAAGGTCTCTCTGTTCATTAATGGTTGTTATGTTCACATTGGCAGGAAAGTACAtactgatggggaaagagagcaaatTGAATTGGAGATTCTATTCTATTAAACAGATTATGTGGgctctggccacttggctcagtggtagagcatcagctctatgtgtggaagtcctgcatttgatttctggccagggcacacaggagaagtgcccatctgcttctccacccttcccccctttttttctcactatctctctcttcccatacAACAGAAGAGGTTCCCATGAAAAATAAttgccctgagtgctgaggatgtctccagttgcaatggagcaatatgccagggtccagccctggggggaatccaggggtcccacaggaagagacggcattGGCAAAATCGAGTGAGAaagctgaattcttttctttctctttattctctagttagaaTTTACTGCCAgacatctctgccaaatgctggtctagctttctttttatgcgcacacactaagttacaatcacatggtattctgtttcactatggttacatatttccagataacagttaattcatatctataagctacaaattaggtggtaagtcattcaaagtacagatatacaataacttgaatagcaataacaatattagtACAAACTTTTAAAAGATTAGTTCTAATTAATAactactttactgttgttgtgagtcaagggtgcagaaagagagattagcagatgaaatcatcaaggactagcaaaggaccaccacttgctcaggcaaatggccttgagttcatgcagtgtcctaatttttctcacaaaacttcaaaggcttgcttattaagaaattggcataacatcaagagtaactttttcttaaagatatatagagtgcacctgcaagatagcttagtagcaacataatatcagaaggcattaattgctattgctgctatggattccaccacattcctctccttattcttggaaaatacaaaaatctcatgagaatgttttactgagaaaagcccagcaactgccttcagtcacaaaacaagtctcttaacaaaacattctttacttgccaactgtgttcccatccaaggccatgcaacgggccattccataacaacttacctaagattctattgtctagtcaaattttatttatttactatattcacacactagttaaattctaactatattcttctcagagtgttccaccatctgcaggtcaggtaagcaagaagaaaggaaagtttctctactctatcacatgaaaaggctagggaggaaagatgatgaattaagtgaaggccgaaaggtgctctgtgcacagccactgcctcctatccatttacaagtcacaatctattctttttaacatgattaataagaagaaattctcctacaaacttaaccctttacaagggatatcatagccagcctcttatgtttatgagcccagttcaaggggcttataggcttttctgtggaactcacaccctctgtctcatttccaaagaaattactatgaatctacagggaaagcacagtactattatccctgtgccataaataatagcacacacccagaaaaaggggggatataaggccagattaattcaaaaagtcaaagggggaagtatcattgtgcctttcctttgcagtgactttgtcaacccgcagccattggtcttcactgcggtgactttgtcaaccagcagccattggtcttttctgctgtgactttgtcaatcagcagttttttttaataaattaatttttttttaattttattcattcatttttagagaggagagagagaaacagagagagagaagagggaggagcaggaagcatcaactcccatatgtaccttgaccaggcaagcccagggtttcaaactggtgacctcagcatttccaggttgacaatcagcagtttttgatcttctcctgctgtgaccttgtcagccagcagttgtggatcttctctgctgtgaccttgtcagccagcagtcattgatcggctcccgacaccttTCCCTTGTGAGTCTGTCCCAAATCCCTCTCCCTGGGCAGTAACCTATATAAATTGACTCCAGATTTTCATGTTTTTAGGGGTTGAGTTTCTGTGCCTGACAGTGTGAGTTTTCTGTGGCCTTGTGGGAACTCTCTGCTTTCAGGGATGAGGAGGGGAAGAATGAGTTATGTGGTCATTATAGTTTTATGGAAAtaagatttattagaacaggaGGTGAAAGACCAGGAGGATATTTGTGTTGACATTCCCATATCACTTGAGGAACTCTTTGTTGAGATCATCTCTTGTTATGAAAGTGAAGAAGTTGTTTAACCAGTTACTTCTGTACTAATTATAATCTTAGGAGGGTATGAGATCAGTAAACTTCCTATGAAATCCCCTCAGAGCAGGAATATGACCTGTGAAACAGCTATGACTGTGGAGATGCAATTAAATGCTAATGACTCACTTACTCTCCTTGCAAACAGAGGGcttctcccttgagtgtgtcctctggtgtgtgaACAGATGTGACTTTTGTGTAAAGCTTGCTCACACTCCCAGCAAACATAGTGTTTCCCCCTGAGTATGTCCTCTGGTGTATTAGATCTGACTTTAGTGTAAAGCCTTGTTCACACTCCCTGAAAATATAGGGCTTctgccctgagtgtgttctctggtgtctgaggagatgtgacttctgtgaaaagcctcgATGACATTCCCTGCAAACATacggcttctcccctgagtgtattcTCTGGTGTCTTAGGAGAGTTGATTTCAGTGAAAaacctcgctcacactccctgcaaacatagggcttctcccctgaatgtgttctctggtgtgtgaggagatttgacttctgtgaaaagcctcgctcacactccctgcaaacaaaGGGCTTtgcccctgagtgtgttctctggtgtcttAGGAGAGTTGACTTCTCTGAAAATCCTCGCTCACACTCTTGGCAAACAtatggcttctcccctgagtgtgttctctggtgtcttAGGAGAGTTGACTTCTCTGAAaatcctcgctcacactccctgcaaacatagggcttctcccctgagtgtgttctctggtgtgtgaggagagttgatttcagtgaaaagcctcgctgacactccctgcaaacatagggcttctcccctgagtgtgttctctgatgtgtgaggagagttgatttcagtgaaaagcctcgctgacactccttgcaaacatagggcttctctcctgagtgtgtcctctggtgtatgaggagagttgacttctctGAGAAGCCTCGCtgacactccctgcaaacatagggcttctccacTGAGTGTATCCTCTGGTGTTTTAGGAGATCTAACTTTTGTGtaaagcctcgttcacactcACTACAAATATAGGGCTTctgccctgagtgtgttctcttgTGTCTGAGGAGATCTGACATTTTTGTAAAGACTTGTTCACACTTTCTGCAAACATAGTTCTTTTcacctgagtgtgttctctggttttTGAGATGTGACCCATCATCAAAGCCTTGTAGACACTCTCCATACTTGACAGCTTCATTTCTTGACATTACTAATCTCATAGACAGTTTTTCTGTGTTCACTGAATTCACATTCTGGCCTCTGCTAGGTGCTTCCTgtatcattctctcttgctcactagagcTTCCCATGTGTCCTTTGGGAGGTTTCAAAAAGGCCCTTGAAATACTCCTCTGGCTGCTCCTTTTAATCAAATGTTTGGACTTTGACCttttgaccttcagctttgtcatccccattgtgtgtatcagtatgttGCTGATGATGATTTGGATCCTCTGGGTAGGGATCCTTTGATTGCAGGTGTTTTTTTGTAGATGTTCCTGGGAGAATATCAGAGGGGTGATTGTGTCCCACATGTTGGCTGAGAAATTTCTgactggagaaggccagagagaagaaataacatggttgtatctctggctgtggttctgctgaaaaaaaaaaattttggtcaagacaGATGTTGACAAGTCTGCCTGGGTCATATGTTTTGTTAAGACATGTCCCACGAGTCATTCTTATAGGGTTGACATTGTAATATCTGTCTCCCACAAAGTGTGTTTTtacagtctcttttctcttttaatttttatgtactatatcttctttagaaatccaCAATATCAAGGGTACTTTCTATGGATTTCCAGATGAGCGACTATCAACCAGCATTAAGGGCTGTTTCACTCCTTGTAGGGGTGTAAC of Saccopteryx bilineata isolate mSacBil1 chromosome 1, mSacBil1_pri_phased_curated, whole genome shotgun sequence contains these proteins:
- the LOC136319147 gene encoding histone-lysine N-methyltransferase PRDM9-like encodes the protein MGDSEKARCPNVERNQDAQLRTGLRAPRTASMVHCWQATRPAVEDTADSHEEWTGRQRAVSSCTNLGWRDILRWLTWNHLSCIMWKDQHVTQLWPPPALDKSPQNHSQRYNHVISSLWPSPVRNFSANMWDTITPLIFSQEHLQKNTCNQRIPTQRIQIIISNILIHTMGMTKLKVKRSKSKHLIKRSSQRSISRAFLKPPKGHMGSSSEQERMIQEAPSRGQNVNSVNTEKLSMRLVMSRNEAVKYGECLQGFDDGSHLKNQRTHSGEKNYVCRKCEQVFTKMSDLLRHKRTHSGQKPYICSECERGFTQKLDLLKHQRIHSVEKPYVCRECQRGFSEKSTLLIHQRTHSGEKPYVCKECQRGFSLKSTLLTHQRTHSGEKPYVCRECQRGFSLKSTLLTHQRTHSGEKPYVCRECERGFSEKSTLLRHQRTHSGEKPYVCQECERGFSEKSTLLRHQRTHSGAKPFVCRECERGFSQKSNLLTHQRTHSGEKPYVCRECERGFSLKSTLLRHQRIHSGEKPYVCRECHRGFSQKSHLLRHQRTHSGQKPYIFRECEQGFTLKSDLIHQRTYSGGNTMFAGSVSKLYTKVTSVHTPEDTLKGEALCLQGE